Proteins co-encoded in one Arachis hypogaea cultivar Tifrunner chromosome 13, arahy.Tifrunner.gnm2.J5K5, whole genome shotgun sequence genomic window:
- the LOC140177454 gene encoding uncharacterized protein, producing MSFVPEDQWFDEVAESPPMVITARVGTGLVKRILVDTGADSNIMFRNVFDALGLRDTDLRGNQHGVVGLCDNFIKPDGVISLPVSIGRGRGKRSLMAEFVVLRDSTAYNLILGRKTINEFGAVISTKLLLMKFVADDGSVGTIRGDLETTVACDNASLSLRKKSKEASGVFLADLDDRVDDKPRPEPEGDLEKFKVGDSDEKFTFVNRNLPCDLKEPLIEMIRANGDLFAQTLADMLGIDPQFMSHQLAVRPEAKPMAQRRRKMSQERAEEVAKQTTSLLEAGFIRELDYSTWLATWFWLKNLAENGECAWITPTLTKHVPKIPSLCRISMRLSTQRQATDI from the coding sequence ATGTCTTTTGTCCCCGAGGATCAGTGGTTCGATGAGGTTGCGGAGAGTCCGCCGATGGTGATCACGGCCAGGGTAGGCACCGGCCTAGTAAAGCGGATCTTGGTGGACACAGGAGCTGATTCTAATATCATGTTTCGCAATGTTTTTGACGCCCTGGGCCTACGAGACACCGACCTCAGAGGTAACCAGCACGGCGTGGTAGGCCTATGTGATAACTTCATCAAGCCAGATGGCGTAATTTCCCTCCCGGTCTCCATAGGCAGAGGCAGGGGGAAGAGGTCGCTAATGGCGGAGTTCGTGGTCTTAAGAGACTCGACGGCCTACAACCTCATCTTGGGGAGGAAGACCATTAACGAATTTGGGGCGGTGATTTCTACCAAGCTATTGCTAATGAAGTTCGTAGCTGATGACGGGTCAGTTGGGACCATCAGGGGAGACCTAGAGACAACAGTCGCATGCGACAACGCCAGCCTCTCCCTGAGAAAGAAATCTAAAGAAGCATCCGGTGTATTTCTCGCTGACCTAGACGACAGGGTTGATGACAAACCCAGGCCGGAACCAGAGGGAGATCTTGAAAAGTTCAAGGTCGGCGATTCAGACGAGAAGTTTACCTTTGTAAACAGGAATCTACCCTGTGACCTAAAAGAACCCCTCATAGAGATGATCAGAGCCAATGGCGACTTGTTTGCCCAGACGCTGGCCGACATGCTGGGTATAGACCCCCAGTTCATGTCACACCAGCTGGCCGTGAGACCGGAGGCAAAGCCAATGGCCCAAAGGAGGAGAAAAATGTCCCAAGAAAGGGCAGAAGAGGTGGCCAAGCAGACGACCAGCCTACTAGAAGCGGGTTTCATTCGGGAACTCGATTACTCGACTTGGCTTGCAACGTGGTTCTGGTTAAAAAACCTAGCggaaaatggagaatgtgcgtggatTACTCCGACTTTAACAAAGCATGTCCCAAAGATTCCTTCCCTCTGCCGAATATCGATGCGCTTGTCGACGCAACGGCAGGCTACCgatatctga